A portion of the Actomonas aquatica genome contains these proteins:
- the rplQ gene encoding 50S ribosomal protein L17, whose product MRHKVHRQSLGVTREHRAAMLSNMSVSLITYGRIKTTLTKAKALRPFIEKVVTKAKKAHAKTEAKDKLHLKRLALRDVRDTAAIDLLFNDKVSEFLNRPGGYTRIYKLGARIGDAAEMALIEFVKADDPGYKKPKKKAAPAKAEAAPAPAAEEAPAAEVEATEAPATEEEKKD is encoded by the coding sequence ATGCGTCACAAAGTTCATCGCCAGTCCCTCGGCGTCACCCGCGAGCACCGCGCGGCCATGTTGTCCAACATGTCCGTGTCCCTGATCACCTACGGTCGCATCAAGACCACCCTGACCAAGGCCAAGGCCCTCCGTCCCTTCATTGAGAAGGTCGTCACCAAGGCCAAGAAGGCTCACGCCAAAACCGAGGCCAAGGACAAGTTGCACCTCAAGCGCCTCGCTCTGCGCGATGTTCGCGACACGGCTGCCATTGACCTGCTCTTCAACGACAAGGTCTCCGAGTTCCTCAACCGTCCGGGTGGTTACACCCGCATCTACAAGCTCGGCGCCCGTATCGGCGACGCGGCTGAGATGGCTCTGATCGAATTCGTGAAGGCCGACGATCCGGGTTACAAGAAGCCGAAGAAGAAGGCCGCCCCGGCCAAGGCTGAAGCTGCTCCGGCTCCCGCCGCTGAAGAGGCCCCCGCTGCCGAAGTCGAGGCCACCGAGGCTCCCGCGACTGAAGAAGAGAAGAAGGACTAA
- a CDS encoding DNA-directed RNA polymerase subunit alpha yields the protein MPKRLGKFELPNKLTKVEEGSTATYGKFIAEPFEAGYGHTIGNSLRRVLLSSIEGAAIASIKIEGVNHEFQSVDGIVEDVTDIVLNLKKVLIVSTANRDEVVLGIKVDREGPVTAADIQADANITIVNPEQVICTIDKAQPFEAEITVKTGRGYCPGELNKKEDQAIGVIPIDSLFSPVKLVKYAVENTRVGQITDYDKLILEVWTDGRITPDDALKQAGSILKHHLDVFDRVSEETYEFDNQQSEVSEEQNKLRKLLNMSVNEIELSVRAANCLNNANITTVGELAMKTEQEMLKYRNFGKKSLNEIKEKLEALGLSLGMKFDERLLDSKKEI from the coding sequence ATGCCAAAACGCCTCGGTAAGTTCGAACTCCCCAACAAGCTCACGAAGGTGGAGGAAGGCTCCACCGCCACCTACGGCAAGTTCATCGCCGAGCCTTTCGAGGCCGGTTACGGTCACACCATCGGTAACTCCCTGCGTCGCGTGCTGCTGTCCTCCATCGAGGGTGCTGCCATCGCCTCCATCAAGATCGAAGGCGTGAACCACGAGTTCCAGAGCGTCGACGGCATCGTCGAGGACGTCACCGATATCGTGCTCAACCTCAAGAAGGTGCTCATCGTTTCGACCGCCAACCGCGACGAAGTGGTGCTCGGCATCAAGGTTGACCGCGAAGGCCCCGTCACCGCGGCCGACATCCAAGCCGACGCCAACATCACCATCGTCAATCCGGAGCAGGTCATCTGCACCATCGACAAGGCCCAGCCTTTCGAAGCCGAGATCACGGTGAAGACCGGTCGCGGCTATTGCCCGGGCGAGCTCAACAAGAAGGAAGATCAAGCCATCGGTGTCATCCCGATCGACTCGCTCTTCTCCCCGGTGAAGCTCGTCAAGTATGCCGTTGAGAACACCCGCGTGGGTCAGATCACCGACTACGACAAGCTCATCCTCGAGGTCTGGACCGACGGTCGCATCACCCCGGACGACGCCCTCAAGCAAGCCGGCTCGATCCTCAAGCACCACCTCGACGTTTTCGATCGCGTGTCCGAGGAGACCTACGAGTTCGACAACCAGCAGTCCGAGGTCAGCGAAGAGCAGAACAAGCTCCGCAAGCTCCTCAACATGTCGGTCAACGAAATCGAACTCTCCGTTCGTGCGGCCAACTGCTTGAACAACGCGAACATCACCACGGTCGGCGAACTCGCCATGAAGACCGAGCAGGAGATGCTCAAGTATCGCAACTTCGGTAAGAAGTCGCTCAACGAGATCAAAGAGAAGCTCGAGGCCCTCGGCCTTTCGCTCGGCATGAAGTTCGACGAGCGCCTCCTCGACTCGAAGAAGGAAATCTAA